One Paroedura picta isolate Pp20150507F chromosome 3, Ppicta_v3.0, whole genome shotgun sequence genomic window carries:
- the CCNI2 gene encoding cyclin-I2 isoform X2: MKCTGPSESEKFAFVLEHALAREAKIWKVPIFQDFTLKGTDIPPSYYEKAVLWIGELSSLFQFCSGTFALATSILNRLLASVKIIPSVKKLVVQSGCKCSPAEILRMERIVLDKLHWDLYTATSMDFLNIFHAMVMSKWTHLLHGLPQRNPSRHAAFLTKQLQHCMACHQLLQFKGSTLALVIITLELERLTPDWFPVITDLLKKAQIDSTQFIHCKELVDQHLQSFQPSNAVYIFNPASQNIQTRLGERLPCCYPMVKKDVQSNLQAREIRAAPAVLTPLQARAEVPMETDEFYDGFKYLYNEDRTPEAGQSSSECLRQKESCHFCPPLEPAPKIE; encoded by the exons ATGAAGTGCACAGGGCCTTCAGAGAGTGAGAAATTTGCCTTTGTATTGGAGCATGCTCTAGCCAGGGAGGCGAAGATTTGGAAGGTGCCCATCTTCCAAGATTTCACACTAAAG GGCACAGACATTCCTCCGTCTTACTATGAGAAAGCGGTTTTGTGGATTGGAGAACTAAGCTCACTTTTTCAGTTTTGCTCAGGAACATTTGCCTTGGCTACGAGCATTCTTAACCGGTTATTGGCATCAGTGAAG ataATACCATCAGTAAAGAagcttgtggtgcagagtggttgCAAATGTTCTCCAGCTGAGATTTTGAGGATGGAAAGAATTGTCCTTGATAAACTTCACTGGGATCTTTACACAGCAACATCaatggattttttaaacatt TTCCATGCCATGGTGATGTCCAAGTGGACCCATCTGCTACACGGGCTGCCTCAAAGGAATCCTTCCCGCCATGCCGCATTCTTGACCAAACAGCTGCAGCACTGCATGGCATGCCACCAACTGCTGCAGTTTAAGGGCTCCACATTGGCTTTGGTGATCATCACCTTAGAGTTGGAGAGGCTGACTCCTGACTGGTTTCCTGTGATAACAGATCTGCTAAAAAAAGCACAG ATTGACAGCACTCAGTTCATCCACTGTAAAGAGCTTGTCGACCAGCATCTCCAGTCTTTCCAGCCATCCAACGCTGTCTATATTTTCAACCCTGCAAGCCAAAACATTCAGACCCGCCTGGGCGAAAGGCTCCCCTGCTGTTATCCCATGGTGAAGAAAGATGTGCAAAGTAACCTACAAGCCAGAGAGATCCGGGCAGCCCCAGCAGTTCTGACCCCTCTCCAAGCCAGAGCTGAAGTTCCTATGGAGACAGATGAATTCTATGATGGATTCAAGTACTTGTATAATGAAGATAGGACCCCAGAAGCTGGACAAAGCAGCAGTGAGTGTTTGAGACAAAAAGAAAGTTGCCATTTCTGCCCCCCGTTAGAGCCTGCTCCCAAGATTGAGTAA
- the CCNI2 gene encoding cyclin-I2 isoform X1: protein MKCTGPSESEKFAFVLEHALAREAKIWKVPIFQDFTLKGTDIPPSYYEKAVLWIGELSSLFQFCSGTFALATSILNRLLASVKAQLKYLQCIAIACLVIAAKINEEDEIIPSVKKLVVQSGCKCSPAEILRMERIVLDKLHWDLYTATSMDFLNIFHAMVMSKWTHLLHGLPQRNPSRHAAFLTKQLQHCMACHQLLQFKGSTLALVIITLELERLTPDWFPVITDLLKKAQIDSTQFIHCKELVDQHLQSFQPSNAVYIFNPASQNIQTRLGERLPCCYPMVKKDVQSNLQAREIRAAPAVLTPLQARAEVPMETDEFYDGFKYLYNEDRTPEAGQSSSECLRQKESCHFCPPLEPAPKIE from the exons ATGAAGTGCACAGGGCCTTCAGAGAGTGAGAAATTTGCCTTTGTATTGGAGCATGCTCTAGCCAGGGAGGCGAAGATTTGGAAGGTGCCCATCTTCCAAGATTTCACACTAAAG GGCACAGACATTCCTCCGTCTTACTATGAGAAAGCGGTTTTGTGGATTGGAGAACTAAGCTCACTTTTTCAGTTTTGCTCAGGAACATTTGCCTTGGCTACGAGCATTCTTAACCGGTTATTGGCATCAGTGAAG gcACAGTTAAAATACCTCCAGTGCATTGCGATTGCTTGCCTGGTTATTGCAGCCAAAATCAATGAAGAAGATGAG ataATACCATCAGTAAAGAagcttgtggtgcagagtggttgCAAATGTTCTCCAGCTGAGATTTTGAGGATGGAAAGAATTGTCCTTGATAAACTTCACTGGGATCTTTACACAGCAACATCaatggattttttaaacatt TTCCATGCCATGGTGATGTCCAAGTGGACCCATCTGCTACACGGGCTGCCTCAAAGGAATCCTTCCCGCCATGCCGCATTCTTGACCAAACAGCTGCAGCACTGCATGGCATGCCACCAACTGCTGCAGTTTAAGGGCTCCACATTGGCTTTGGTGATCATCACCTTAGAGTTGGAGAGGCTGACTCCTGACTGGTTTCCTGTGATAACAGATCTGCTAAAAAAAGCACAG ATTGACAGCACTCAGTTCATCCACTGTAAAGAGCTTGTCGACCAGCATCTCCAGTCTTTCCAGCCATCCAACGCTGTCTATATTTTCAACCCTGCAAGCCAAAACATTCAGACCCGCCTGGGCGAAAGGCTCCCCTGCTGTTATCCCATGGTGAAGAAAGATGTGCAAAGTAACCTACAAGCCAGAGAGATCCGGGCAGCCCCAGCAGTTCTGACCCCTCTCCAAGCCAGAGCTGAAGTTCCTATGGAGACAGATGAATTCTATGATGGATTCAAGTACTTGTATAATGAAGATAGGACCCCAGAAGCTGGACAAAGCAGCAGTGAGTGTTTGAGACAAAAAGAAAGTTGCCATTTCTGCCCCCCGTTAGAGCCTGCTCCCAAGATTGAGTAA